The genomic interval CGCGCTCATTCTTTGTTAGTACGGCTGAAAACGTTTCAAGTGAAACGATGTGTCGTTAGCCATTACCGAAGCTCAGGAAGAAAATGAGTGTATTCCGGGAGGCACCCCGTGCGATGGGGTGCTTAGTTCATTATGTCCGCTAATCTTATTTAGCGGACATTATATGGATTACATTTTTGCCAGCTTGAAACGGGGTAGTCTAACGAATCTAAAATGGAGGGAACAAGGTAAACCAAAATTGATGGGAAAATTGAGCAACGGAGCGTCTATAACAACGGTGAAAGCAGGCGCGCTCCTTGATCGAGAATGCGCTGTGAAAGAGAGCGGTTCCTCAAATCTTCGGTCCTCAACAGTACGGAATCAGTGAGATCGTGCTCGAATTGCTCCGTAAGTTCCCTTGCCACGTTGGCACTATACAAGACTTCGCATACCTCGTAGTCCAGGCGAAAACTTCTCATATCATAGTTTGCGGCGCCTACTACGGCAATCTCACCATCGATTATCATTAGCTTTGCGTGCAATATACCTTTGTTGTACAGATAGATATGGACCCCGGCTTCCAACAATTCTCCGTAGTATGTACGGCTTGCAGCGCCTACGATCGTAGTTGTGAGGTCCATTGAGCGAGGAACCAGCAATCTAACTCGAACACCGCGTGCCACGGCTGTCTTTATCGCCATGATAATATCAGCATCGGGAACAAAATAGGGGGTGGTGATGTCAATAGTCTGGGTCGCTTGTGTTAGACAAATGAAGTATGACTGCCGGATGACTTGGGTGGGAATTCCAGGATTACCTTCTAACGTTTGTACGTACACTTCCTGCAACGCCTCTGTGTTAGCAGTTTCATCACTGGTACCATCCATGGTGCCCATCTCAGCGCCCCATTCTGTAGACCATTCAGTAAAAGAGGCACTACCTGGTTGAGCTATGTTCCGCGTCATACGCCTTGGACTCTGAATGGGGATTAGCGTATTTTCAACTATTGTTTTCCGTGTCTTCGTCTTCATCCGTTCCGGCGAAGCGATGCTCCAATGGGCGTCGAATACAGCTTGCAAATCGGCTGCAACTTCACCTACGATTCGCACATGGTTGTCGCGCCAGAACCCTACATTCGGCTTCATTCCTGTATACTCATACCCGACGTTGATACCACCTGTAAAAGCTTCCTTTCCGTCGATCACGACGATCTTACAATGATCCCGGTAATTCCAATTGGACAATACCCAAGGGAAGCGCATGGGAAAAAACGTACTGCATTCAATCCCTGCATCCATCATCCGAATGATCTGATGCCGTGGAAATTGTCGGCTTCCCAAACCGTCTCTCAAAAATCGGACCCGAACACCTGCGGAGGACCGTTCGATTAGCAGGTCCGTGATACGTCTGCCAATTTGGTCATCCCGGTATATGTAATATTCCAGATCAATCGTTCTTTTCGCGTTCTGTATAGATTCGATAAGTTTCTCATATGTTTCAATGCCGTTTTTAAGCACCTGAACTCGGCCGGTCCGAAGGCCATGTACGGTCAAACGCCGTAAAGCATGAGCAATGACCGAGGCTGAGAGGCTGAATGAATCAGGCAACTTATCCGACTTATTGTGCGGAGACGTCAGTCTTTCTCGACGAATGCGCACGGGATTCGATGCGCTGAGATAGAGTCCAAAACCGATAAAAGGCAAAATGAGGTTGATGGTTAGCCAATTCAAAGCATTGGCTGGCCTTCGTACCTCGCGGATTGCTACGGTTAACATTAAGAACATGTTTAATAGGTACAGCCAAAGAATCCACACTAATGAATCCCTCCCTCATTCATTCTATAAGTAAGATGTCCAAATTTAAGATGTCCAAACTGTAATGCGCGTATACGATTGGAATTTCAAATGATACGTTCGGGAGTAAACCAAACTTACATGATAGCACAACCACCATATTGAATACGCAGGAGAATCGGTCCTTTTACATGTAATGCATACTGCAAACTGTCACAGTCATGTCCATTAACGGACATATAAAATCAGATCAAAACTGTGCTTATGCAGGTGTGGCGGATATTTCCGTCTTTTGACATCTCTGAGTGAGTGTTAATAGAGGAGAGTCTCAACCTTACCCATAGGACAAGCGGGGGGAAATGTGTAAACGGCGGGGTTAATTTTCTGACGGATATTAGGTGTACGGCATTTTAGTACCCCTATTACGCATGCTATGAGAACAATAGGAAATAATTTAGTCACCATTGCTGCACCATGGTGGCAGTTGTGTTGCACATAATGTCAATATTGGCTGTAGGATATTAGCTCTTAGCTAATTATGAGTAAGTTAAATGCAACAGGACGGGGCAACCGTCCTTCACAGGATCGTCGGCTACTTTCCGCGCTGTTTGAATCTG from Polycladomyces subterraneus carries:
- a CDS encoding phospholipase D-like domain-containing protein, whose protein sequence is MFLMLTVAIREVRRPANALNWLTINLILPFIGFGLYLSASNPVRIRRERLTSPHNKSDKLPDSFSLSASVIAHALRRLTVHGLRTGRVQVLKNGIETYEKLIESIQNAKRTIDLEYYIYRDDQIGRRITDLLIERSSAGVRVRFLRDGLGSRQFPRHQIIRMMDAGIECSTFFPMRFPWVLSNWNYRDHCKIVVIDGKEAFTGGINVGYEYTGMKPNVGFWRDNHVRIVGEVAADLQAVFDAHWSIASPERMKTKTRKTIVENTLIPIQSPRRMTRNIAQPGSASFTEWSTEWGAEMGTMDGTSDETANTEALQEVYVQTLEGNPGIPTQVIRQSYFICLTQATQTIDITTPYFVPDADIIMAIKTAVARGVRVRLLVPRSMDLTTTIVGAASRTYYGELLEAGVHIYLYNKGILHAKLMIIDGEIAVVGAANYDMRSFRLDYEVCEVLYSANVARELTEQFEHDLTDSVLLRTEDLRNRSLSQRILDQGARLLSPLL